Proteins from a single region of Caloramator sp. E03:
- a CDS encoding ABC transporter ATP-binding protein → MIKLFRYLDRFKWLVLFILTFMFFQAIAELYLPTLMSDIVNNGMMKGDTAYIWKYGGYMLLVAGASSISSIVGSFLSAKVAVGFGKILRDKVFTRVESYSLNEFDKIGTASMITRTTNDINQIQTVLVMMMRFMIYAPIMCIGGIIMAYSKDKSLTIILAVVLPIFVATIIILATKVVPMFKSLQKKLDKLNLILRENLIGIRVIRAFNRIGTEKERFLKANRDLTDTSIRVNKIMAAMQPIMILLMNFTNIAIIWFAGLRIGDNKLEIGDMMAFLQYAMQIMFSIIMVSIMFVMVPRAQASADRINEIFDLEPEINDPKEPKDNYKIRGHVEFKNVTFSYSKAEQPALCDISFEAKPGEITAIIGGTGSGKSTLVNLIPRFYDVDSGSVLVDGVDVREMSQKELRSKIGFVPQTAVLFSGTIKDNIKYGKDDATEEEIIHAAEVAQASEFISQMKDGYDSLVSQGGTNLSGGQKQRLSIARALVKRPEIYIFDESFSALDFKTDAQLRMQLKKETKNSTVLIVAQRVGTVMDADKIIVLDEGKIVGIGKHNELLKTCEVYREIVSSQLKEEMV, encoded by the coding sequence ATGATAAAACTATTTAGATATTTAGATAGATTCAAATGGCTTGTTCTTTTTATTTTAACTTTTATGTTCTTTCAAGCCATTGCTGAACTTTATCTTCCAACGTTAATGTCTGATATTGTTAACAATGGAATGATGAAAGGGGATACGGCTTATATTTGGAAGTATGGTGGTTATATGCTTCTTGTTGCAGGGGCAAGCTCAATAAGCTCAATAGTCGGTAGTTTTCTTTCTGCAAAGGTAGCAGTTGGATTTGGAAAAATATTACGTGATAAGGTATTTACAAGGGTTGAGAGTTATTCATTAAATGAATTTGATAAAATTGGTACAGCTTCAATGATTACAAGGACAACAAATGACATTAATCAGATACAGACAGTGCTTGTAATGATGATGAGGTTTATGATTTATGCACCAATAATGTGTATTGGTGGAATAATAATGGCCTATTCAAAGGATAAAAGCCTAACTATAATACTTGCGGTTGTATTGCCTATATTTGTTGCAACTATTATTATTCTTGCAACTAAAGTTGTACCAATGTTTAAATCCCTTCAAAAGAAATTAGATAAACTCAATTTAATACTTCGTGAAAATTTAATTGGTATACGCGTTATTAGAGCTTTTAACAGAATTGGAACAGAAAAAGAAAGGTTTTTAAAAGCCAACAGAGATCTTACTGATACTTCAATTAGAGTAAATAAAATAATGGCAGCTATGCAGCCTATAATGATTCTTCTTATGAATTTTACAAACATAGCAATAATATGGTTTGCAGGTTTGAGAATTGGAGATAACAAATTAGAAATTGGTGATATGATGGCTTTTCTTCAATATGCAATGCAGATTATGTTTTCAATAATAATGGTGTCAATTATGTTTGTAATGGTTCCTCGTGCACAGGCTTCAGCTGATAGAATTAATGAAATATTTGACTTAGAACCAGAGATTAATGATCCTAAAGAACCAAAAGATAATTATAAAATAAGAGGGCATGTTGAATTTAAAAATGTAACATTTAGTTATTCAAAGGCTGAGCAGCCAGCTTTATGTGATATTTCCTTTGAAGCAAAACCAGGCGAAATTACTGCTATAATAGGTGGGACAGGATCTGGTAAGTCTACTTTAGTTAACCTTATTCCACGATTTTATGATGTAGATAGTGGAAGCGTGTTAGTAGATGGTGTAGATGTTAGGGAAATGTCTCAAAAGGAATTGAGATCAAAGATTGGATTTGTACCTCAAACTGCAGTTTTGTTTTCTGGTACAATTAAAGATAATATAAAATACGGAAAAGATGATGCAACGGAAGAAGAAATTATACATGCAGCAGAAGTTGCACAAGCAAGTGAATTTATTTCACAAATGAAAGATGGGTATGATTCCTTAGTATCTCAAGGGGGAACAAATCTATCTGGAGGTCAAAAACAGCGTCTTTCTATTGCAAGGGCCTTGGTAAAAAGACCTGAGATCTATATATTTGATGAGAGCTTTTCTGCACTTGATTTTAAAACGGATGCACAGCTACGTATGCAGCTTAAAAAAGAAACTAAAAACTCCACTGTTTTGATTGTTGCACAGCGTGTTGGTACTGTTATGGATGCAGATAAAATAATTGTTTTAGATGAAGGAAAAATAGTTGGGATAGGAAAACATAATGAATTATTAAAGACTTGTGAAGTTTATCGTGAAATAGTATCCTCCCAGCTTAAGGAGGAGATGGTATGA
- a CDS encoding efflux RND transporter periplasmic adaptor subunit: MKNRVGVILIALSLLIFTIGCNTKTSDVSKIIDVQIMSAKKQKIDSSLSISGVLVPVKTVNVFSKLTGQVENIGADVGSNVKAGEIVATLETKTLNTQLQQAQASLNSALVSEQIAKNQAEQSKLNFESVTRAYERTKELYNSGAVSKVEMDDMTTKYEIAKKQYELATGASLNQAKAAISSAQANINNIKVQIENANILSPLNGVVVNRNINVGELASPSNPLFTIADTSTLKLKGTIPQKYIPFVKVGQDIDVQVDIYPNKIYKGKVSNIGPMAINTGMYFPIEISIKNIDNIKPGVSAHAAINISSEEGIVIPSSAIIQNDGESYVYVIENNIAKKRIVEVGVTNDNQCQIISGLNMDEKVAISNVNNLFDNAAVNVK; this comes from the coding sequence ATGAAAAATAGAGTAGGTGTTATTTTAATAGCTTTGTCATTGTTAATTTTTACAATAGGATGTAATACAAAGACATCTGATGTTTCAAAAATAATAGATGTACAAATAATGTCAGCAAAGAAACAAAAGATTGATTCATCTTTAAGCATTTCAGGTGTTTTAGTTCCTGTAAAAACTGTTAATGTGTTTAGCAAATTAACAGGTCAGGTGGAAAATATAGGAGCTGATGTGGGGAGTAATGTTAAAGCTGGAGAGATAGTTGCTACTTTAGAGACTAAAACTTTAAATACTCAGCTTCAACAAGCTCAAGCGTCATTAAACTCAGCGTTAGTTTCTGAGCAAATAGCTAAAAATCAAGCTGAACAGTCTAAATTAAATTTTGAATCAGTAACAAGAGCTTATGAGAGAACAAAAGAATTATACAATTCTGGTGCTGTAAGCAAAGTAGAAATGGATGATATGACTACAAAATATGAAATTGCTAAAAAGCAATATGAACTTGCAACAGGTGCTTCTTTAAATCAAGCCAAAGCTGCAATCAGTTCTGCTCAAGCAAATATAAATAATATAAAGGTTCAGATTGAAAATGCAAATATTTTAAGCCCTTTAAATGGTGTTGTAGTTAATAGAAACATAAATGTCGGGGAATTAGCATCACCCTCTAATCCTCTTTTTACAATAGCTGATACTTCTACTCTTAAACTTAAAGGTACGATACCACAAAAATATATTCCATTTGTAAAGGTTGGACAGGATATTGATGTTCAGGTTGATATTTATCCAAATAAAATTTATAAAGGAAAAGTAAGCAACATTGGACCTATGGCAATAAATACAGGGATGTATTTTCCAATAGAGATCAGTATAAAAAATATTGATAATATTAAACCTGGAGTTTCTGCACATGCAGCTATAAATATTTCATCGGAGGAAGGAATAGTGATTCCAAGCTCTGCAATCATTCAAAATGATGGAGAAAGCTATGTATATGTTATAGAAAACAATATTGCTAAAAAAAGAATTGTTGAAGTTGGCGTAACAAATGATAATCAGTGTCAAATAATAAGTGGTTTAAATATGGATGAAAAGGTTGCTATTTCAAATGTAAATAACTTATTTGACAATGCAGCAGTAAATGTAAAATAA
- a CDS encoding DUF4364 family protein, with amino-acid sequence MFKDSAELAENKLLILYILKKIATPISNSDITHIILENNLINYFALQQYLSELIQSGFINDEKEDKRHSITIASKGQKALELFINRIPDKKKKLIDEYIDSYIKELKNGKESFAEYLPYMDNKYIVKLKLKEDENLLIELLLPAESDTEANEICKKWKEDANEIYRTIINKLKK; translated from the coding sequence ATGTTTAAAGATTCTGCAGAGCTTGCGGAAAATAAATTATTAATTTTATATATTCTAAAGAAAATAGCTACTCCTATATCAAATTCGGATATTACCCATATCATACTTGAAAATAACCTCATTAATTATTTTGCACTTCAACAATATTTATCTGAACTTATACAAAGTGGCTTTATAAATGATGAAAAAGAGGACAAGCGCCACTCAATAACAATTGCAAGTAAAGGTCAAAAGGCTCTTGAATTATTTATAAACAGAATACCTGATAAAAAGAAGAAATTAATAGATGAATATATAGATTCTTACATAAAAGAATTAAAGAATGGAAAAGAAAGCTTTGCTGAATATTTACCTTACATGGATAATAAATATATTGTAAAATTAAAACTTAAAGAAGATGAAAACCTATTAATTGAACTTTTACTTCCAGCAGAATCAGATACTGAAGCCAACGAAATTTGCAAGAAATGGAAAGAAGATGCAAATGAAATATATAGGACAATAATTAATAAGCTAAAAAAATAA
- a CDS encoding MarR family winged helix-turn-helix transcriptional regulator has product MDREKLVDNLLTFVPMLYKKLMKDIIRPGIPKQQMWLLFLLESHNERPMSYYSEKMMIPKSNLTSLVDKLIEDKFVERIFDPNDRRVILLKITEKGREFIEEYKKNSRQVILNKIEIFDESDVKKLNDIFEEMKKLFDKIQ; this is encoded by the coding sequence TTGGATAGGGAAAAATTGGTTGATAATTTACTAACCTTTGTTCCTATGCTGTATAAAAAGCTCATGAAGGATATAATAAGACCAGGCATACCAAAACAACAGATGTGGCTTCTGTTTTTATTGGAAAGTCATAATGAAAGGCCAATGAGTTATTATAGTGAAAAAATGATGATTCCAAAGTCCAATTTAACATCATTGGTGGATAAGCTTATTGAAGATAAATTTGTTGAAAGAATATTTGATCCCAATGATAGAAGGGTAATTTTACTTAAGATAACTGAAAAAGGTAGAGAGTTTATTGAAGAATATAAGAAAAATAGCAGACAGGTTATATTAAATAAAATAGAAATTTTTGATGAATCAGACGTAAAAAAATTAAATGATATATTTGAGGAAATGAAAAAACTTTTTGACAAAATACAGTAG
- a CDS encoding Mur ligase family protein: MIIIGVFGSKGKSSVTDLIYEKIKECDKKCAIIGTNQDSSSEFFKILYDNPDYIIIEISREDILENRLERIKFDVLIQTSLEKESPKLIGEIQNLINNVRQKGYVIFNSDSIQKIDFQCESIYVITYGLNGKTTVTASSIDDISGLNFSFCLQRSIFTLSNTIVQPFEKPLMVKGKSDDIYYYLAALTCFLILGFKI, translated from the coding sequence ATGATTATAATAGGAGTTTTCGGAAGCAAAGGGAAATCTTCTGTAACAGATTTAATTTACGAAAAAATTAAAGAATGTGATAAAAAGTGTGCAATAATAGGTACAAATCAGGACAGCAGTAGTGAGTTTTTTAAAATATTGTATGACAATCCTGATTATATAATTATTGAAATATCAAGAGAAGATATACTTGAAAATAGGCTTGAAAGGATTAAGTTTGATGTGCTTATACAAACTTCTCTTGAAAAAGAAAGCCCAAAGCTTATTGGTGAAATACAAAACCTAATTAATAATGTAAGGCAGAAAGGCTATGTAATTTTTAATTCTGATTCAATACAGAAGATAGATTTTCAGTGTGAAAGTATATACGTTATTACTTATGGTCTGAATGGTAAAACAACTGTGACAGCATCAAGTATAGACGATATAAGTGGGCTTAATTTTAGTTTTTGTCTGCAAAGGTCAATATTTACATTATCAAATACAATTGTACAGCCCTTTGAAAAGCCACTTATGGTTAAAGGGAAATCAGATGACATATATTATTATCTTGCTGCATTAACATGTTTTCTAATTTTAGGTTTTAAAATATAA
- a CDS encoding single-stranded DNA-binding protein produces MEDKLMATNKVYAEGKVASNLSFSHEMFGEKFYNFFLEVPRLSEAVDILPITVSERLIPTVDMSLGKTISIEGQLRSYNKFLDGANRLILTIFTRDIRNVEEISKSPNQIFLDGFICKAPIYRTTPFGREITDLLIAVNRPYNKSDYIPAIAWGRNAKFSSTLQVGGHIKLWGRIQSREYEKKLSEDNIIKRTAYEVSISKMEIVKDEESEGDALNVTR; encoded by the coding sequence ATGGAAGACAAGTTAATGGCAACAAATAAAGTATATGCTGAGGGTAAGGTGGCATCGAACCTTAGCTTTAGCCATGAAATGTTTGGTGAAAAGTTTTACAATTTTTTCCTCGAGGTTCCAAGATTAAGTGAAGCTGTAGATATTCTTCCCATAACTGTTTCGGAAAGACTAATTCCTACAGTTGATATGTCCTTAGGTAAGACAATTAGTATTGAAGGGCAATTAAGGTCTTATAACAAGTTTTTGGATGGAGCCAACAGACTTATACTCACTATATTTACAAGGGATATAAGGAATGTTGAAGAAATCTCTAAAAGCCCTAATCAGATCTTCCTTGATGGATTTATTTGTAAGGCTCCTATTTATAGAACAACTCCCTTTGGAAGGGAAATAACTGATCTTCTTATAGCAGTTAATAGGCCCTATAATAAATCAGACTATATACCTGCAATTGCATGGGGAAGGAATGCAAAATTTTCAAGCACTCTTCAGGTTGGAGGACATATTAAATTATGGGGAAGAATACAAAGTAGGGAGTATGAGAAAAAACTTTCAGAGGATAATATTATTAAACGAACAGCCTATGAAGTATCAATTTCAAAGATGGAAATAGTAAAAGATGAAGAAAGTGAAGGGGATGCCTTAAATGTGACAAGATAG
- a CDS encoding HlyD family secretion protein — MKKIKALFVVILLLILIGGGIGIYYYFYNDSHYIITDNAQVSANMVAITPEVTGKIDSWKVKEGDFVKKGQIIGHQDISALISNSAINPQSLNNAADPVISKADIKSPIDGKVVLSSVVIGQVVSPGIEIAEIADTSNIYIKANIEETSILKVKEGQRVDIKIDAYPGKVFEGYVKSIGQATESAFSSYLSLNTSGEYSKQTQYIPVKIGIQNAESLTLMPGMNATVKIYIK, encoded by the coding sequence ATGAAAAAGATAAAAGCCTTATTTGTTGTAATTTTGTTATTAATATTAATTGGTGGAGGTATTGGTATATATTATTATTTTTACAATGATAGCCACTACATAATAACAGATAATGCTCAGGTTTCAGCAAATATGGTTGCAATAACTCCAGAAGTGACTGGTAAAATTGATTCATGGAAAGTAAAAGAAGGAGATTTTGTAAAGAAAGGTCAAATTATTGGTCATCAGGATATAAGTGCTCTTATATCTAATAGTGCAATAAACCCACAATCTTTAAACAATGCAGCAGATCCGGTAATTTCAAAGGCTGATATTAAATCTCCTATAGATGGAAAAGTTGTATTATCAAGTGTTGTTATAGGGCAGGTAGTTTCTCCAGGAATTGAAATTGCAGAAATTGCAGATACGTCAAATATATATATAAAGGCTAATATTGAAGAAACAAGTATTTTAAAAGTAAAAGAAGGCCAGAGGGTAGATATAAAGATAGATGCATACCCAGGTAAAGTTTTTGAAGGATATGTAAAAAGTATTGGACAGGCAACGGAATCAGCCTTCTCATCATATTTGTCTTTAAATACGAGTGGGGAATATTCAAAGCAAACTCAATATATTCCCGTTAAGATAGGTATTCAAAATGCTGAAAGTTTAACATTAATGCCTGGTATGAATGCAACTGTAAAAATTTATATTAAGTAG
- a CDS encoding ABC transporter ATP-binding protein, producing MSENRGVKRPAGHRGPMGPAMGMPVEKAKDFKGTVIRLIQYMKPQRSKFIAVFVLAILSTVFNIVGPKIMGKATTKLGEGILAKYVHILQIQAAIQKKMPSNVIAKLKSQPVPSIDYNYIGRILIILLGLYIISALFNFLMSYVMSSVSQEIVFKMRSEVKDKLDRLPLKYFDSRTHGEILSRVTNDMDNIATTLQQSLTQLITSVVTIIGILIMMLSISPVMTLIALVTLPASGIITSIIAKKSQKYFAQQQRIIGELNGHVEEMYTGHKIVKAFGREEDSINKFKEINEKLYSVGWKAQFMSGFIMPALNFVNNVGYVLVCVVGGVFVAKRKIEIGDIQAFIQYMRQFTQPIVQTANIANIIQSTVASAERVFEVLDEEEEVPEKTDAKVIESPFGEVNFEHVKFGYKDDDILMKDINIHVKPGQTIAIVGPTGAGKTTLVNLLMRFYDVKGGRITIDGIDIRDMKRGDLRKIFGMVLQDTWLFNGTIRDNIAYGRENATEEEIINAAKAAHADHFIRTLPQGYNTIINEEASNISQGQKQLLTIARAFLANPSILILDEATSNVDTRTEVLIQKAMSNLMKGRTSFVIAHRLSTIRDADLILVMNHGTIIEQGTHKELLDKGGFYADLYNSQFVK from the coding sequence ATGAGTGAGAATAGAGGAGTAAAAAGACCAGCAGGACATAGAGGCCCAATGGGACCTGCTATGGGAATGCCAGTAGAAAAGGCAAAGGATTTTAAAGGTACAGTTATAAGATTAATTCAATATATGAAGCCTCAGAGGAGTAAATTCATTGCTGTTTTTGTCCTTGCTATTTTAAGTACAGTATTTAACATAGTTGGTCCCAAAATAATGGGAAAAGCAACAACAAAATTAGGTGAAGGCATATTGGCAAAATATGTGCATATATTACAGATTCAAGCAGCAATTCAAAAGAAAATGCCATCAAATGTTATAGCTAAACTTAAAAGTCAGCCTGTTCCTTCAATAGATTATAACTATATTGGAAGAATATTGATTATACTTTTAGGCTTATATATAATAAGTGCCTTATTTAATTTTTTAATGTCTTATGTTATGTCAAGCGTATCTCAAGAGATAGTTTTTAAGATGCGTTCTGAAGTTAAAGACAAGCTTGATAGGCTGCCTTTAAAATATTTTGATTCAAGAACCCATGGAGAAATATTAAGCCGAGTAACAAATGATATGGATAATATAGCAACAACACTGCAACAGAGTTTAACACAGCTTATTACTTCTGTTGTAACAATAATAGGTATATTAATTATGATGCTTTCAATAAGCCCTGTTATGACGCTGATAGCTCTTGTTACACTTCCTGCTTCTGGTATAATTACTTCTATTATTGCAAAAAAATCTCAAAAGTATTTTGCACAGCAGCAAAGGATAATTGGAGAGCTAAATGGTCATGTTGAAGAAATGTATACAGGGCATAAAATAGTCAAGGCTTTTGGACGAGAAGAAGATTCAATAAATAAGTTTAAAGAGATAAATGAAAAATTATATAGTGTTGGATGGAAGGCACAGTTTATGTCAGGATTTATAATGCCGGCATTAAACTTTGTAAACAATGTGGGATATGTTTTAGTTTGTGTTGTAGGTGGAGTTTTTGTTGCAAAGCGAAAAATTGAAATTGGAGATATACAGGCTTTTATACAGTATATGAGGCAATTTACACAACCGATTGTTCAAACTGCAAATATTGCTAATATTATTCAATCAACAGTTGCATCAGCAGAACGTGTTTTTGAAGTTCTTGATGAAGAGGAAGAAGTTCCAGAAAAGACTGATGCAAAGGTTATAGAATCTCCATTTGGTGAAGTTAATTTTGAACATGTAAAGTTTGGATATAAAGATGATGATATTTTAATGAAGGATATAAATATACATGTAAAACCAGGGCAAACAATTGCTATTGTAGGTCCAACAGGGGCAGGGAAAACTACTCTGGTTAATCTTTTAATGAGATTTTACGATGTTAAAGGTGGAAGAATAACAATAGATGGAATTGACATAAGAGATATGAAAAGAGGAGATCTAAGGAAAATTTTCGGTATGGTTCTTCAAGATACATGGCTGTTTAATGGAACTATAAGGGATAATATAGCTTATGGACGAGAAAATGCAACTGAAGAGGAAATTATTAATGCAGCAAAGGCTGCCCATGCGGATCATTTTATAAGAACATTACCACAAGGGTATAATACTATTATAAATGAAGAGGCATCAAATATTTCACAGGGACAAAAGCAGCTACTTACAATAGCTCGTGCTTTCTTAGCTAATCCATCAATATTGATACTTGATGAGGCAACAAGTAACGTTGATACAAGAACAGAAGTTTTAATACAAAAAGCTATGTCTAATCTCATGAAAGGACGTACAAGTTTTGTTATTGCCCATAGACTTTCTACAATCCGTGATGCTGACTTAATTCTTGTTATGAATCATGGAACAATAATTGAGCAGGGTACTCATAAAGAGCTTCTCGATAAAGGTGGATTCTATGCAGATCTTTATAATAGCCAATTTGTAAAATAG
- a CDS encoding alpha/beta-type small acid-soluble spore protein has product MAAGQENSGRTQLVPEVHKLLDNMKYEIAQEFALPVHQGSEDYWGNITSRDCGRVGGTMVKRLINLAEKEILNGKTPEKI; this is encoded by the coding sequence ATGGCAGCAGGTCAAGAAAATTCAGGAAGAACCCAGCTTGTACCAGAGGTACATAAACTTCTTGACAATATGAAATATGAAATTGCACAGGAGTTTGCACTTCCCGTACATCAAGGTTCTGAAGACTACTGGGGAAACATTACTTCAAGGGATTGCGGAAGAGTCGGCGGCACAATGGTAAAGAGGTTGATTAACCTTGCCGAAAAAGAAATTTTAAATGGAAAAACACCTGAAAAAATTTAA